One genomic region from Vibrio sp. STUT-A11 encodes:
- the cyaB gene encoding class IV adenylate cyclase, whose amino-acid sequence MNHNHFQGKYEVELKYRIDSKSVFLEVLRLLPHEVMLEDNIECDWYFDLPAKALHIENKSVCIRTMEPSGIKLWIVKGPEPDRCQATNITDASSARSMLETMGFELVLKAEKTRSIYFIGDFHITVDSLAGIGDFAEFAIMTDDESMLSAYKVELETLANKFGLTRTALQTKSYKQMFVEKDA is encoded by the coding sequence ATGAATCACAATCATTTCCAAGGTAAATACGAAGTTGAGCTCAAGTATCGAATCGACTCGAAATCGGTTTTCCTCGAAGTCTTAAGGTTATTACCACACGAAGTTATGCTCGAAGATAATATTGAATGTGACTGGTATTTTGATTTACCAGCCAAAGCCTTACATATCGAGAATAAAAGCGTTTGCATTCGAACGATGGAGCCTTCGGGTATCAAGTTGTGGATAGTTAAGGGACCTGAACCTGATCGGTGTCAGGCGACAAATATTACTGATGCGTCAAGTGCTCGTAGCATGTTGGAAACTATGGGGTTTGAATTGGTGCTAAAAGCGGAGAAAACGCGGAGTATCTACTTTATTGGTGATTTTCATATTACCGTTGATTCCTTGGCGGGTATCGGAGATTTTGCCGAGTTCGCAATAATGACAGATGATGAATCTATGTTATCGGCTTACAAAGTTGAGTTGGAAACTTTGGCTAATAAATTTGGCTTAACACGGACAGCATTGCAAACGAAGTCTTACAAGCAAATGTTTGTGGAAAAAGACGCATAA
- a CDS encoding zinc-dependent alcohol dehydrogenase family protein codes for MSNTTTNTRIHQLCFGQPKDSLTIEHVSLDSLEEDKIRVKIEATNINPSDLLSIHGVGQYRHSHQPPRVPGFEAVGQIIDSNYAEFMVGQNVVVATSGTWQKYIDVSPDNLFVIPPHLDNGYACQLYINALTAWVLTTEVAQLKKEDVLIINAGSSAIGKIFAQLSSSLGFTLIVVTSKPENYPYDSNHVIDAKVDLVTQIQQLDLPRPNIAFDAIGGKEGTELIHTIGDNGRYINYGTLSLEFYEPRFFEYAKNLNIDFSTFFLRYWENAVGKDSRREKFSMMLDHFITNGIQLDVDRCIPLEQVQDAIKLIESKSTNLHGKIILLPM; via the coding sequence ATGTCTAACACCACTACAAACACAAGAATTCACCAGCTCTGCTTCGGTCAACCGAAAGATTCATTGACGATTGAACATGTATCTTTGGATTCGCTTGAAGAAGATAAAATCAGAGTAAAAATCGAAGCAACGAATATTAATCCAAGCGACTTGTTGTCTATTCATGGTGTAGGTCAATACAGGCATAGTCATCAGCCGCCCAGAGTACCCGGATTTGAAGCTGTTGGGCAAATCATCGACTCCAACTATGCAGAATTTATGGTAGGGCAAAATGTTGTCGTGGCTACCAGCGGTACTTGGCAGAAATATATAGATGTCTCACCAGATAACCTCTTCGTCATTCCGCCGCATCTGGACAACGGCTATGCGTGCCAGTTGTATATAAATGCGCTAACAGCGTGGGTTTTAACCACCGAAGTCGCTCAGTTGAAGAAAGAAGATGTACTGATTATCAACGCTGGTAGTTCTGCAATAGGTAAAATTTTTGCACAGCTATCTTCATCGCTAGGGTTCACTCTTATTGTCGTAACGTCGAAGCCTGAAAATTATCCATATGATTCAAACCATGTAATAGATGCAAAAGTAGACCTAGTCACTCAAATACAGCAACTTGATTTGCCTCGCCCTAATATTGCATTCGACGCTATTGGAGGCAAAGAAGGAACGGAGCTGATTCATACCATCGGCGATAATGGACGGTATATCAACTATGGAACTCTTTCTCTGGAGTTCTATGAGCCTCGCTTCTTTGAGTATGCGAAGAACCTAAACATTGACTTCAGTACATTTTTCTTACGTTACTGGGAGAATGCTGTTGGTAAAGATAGTCGGCGTGAAAAATTTTCAATGATGCTAGACCATTTCATCACCAATGGAATACAACTAGATGTAGATCGTTGTATTCCATTGGAACAAGTTCAGGATGCTATCAAGCTAATCGAGTCTAAATCTACGAACTTACATGGAAAAATCATTTTGCTACCAATGTAG
- a CDS encoding LysE family transporter yields the protein MSLSILFPAAFPALALAHFVALLSPGQDLFLIIAHSIRHSLLGSRFICLGIALGNAIYIALVIFGWVNIRENQIVFATVEVLGAIYLFWIGQKLLRSKQTDSLLEEKHVKIPSAWNQLLLGLNSALLNPKNALFYMSLMTVILGNEVTLIQQVSCGVWMFLAVLLWDLFIATAIGRPRVQKHLKAGIHIVERVAGIVLIFFGVTLFTGYL from the coding sequence ATGTCGCTTTCTATCCTTTTCCCCGCAGCTTTCCCTGCATTGGCATTAGCTCATTTCGTCGCTCTGTTGAGTCCGGGACAGGATTTATTCTTAATCATTGCTCATTCAATCCGTCATAGTTTGCTCGGGAGTCGGTTTATCTGTCTAGGGATTGCACTGGGAAATGCTATTTATATAGCATTGGTGATATTTGGCTGGGTAAATATTCGTGAGAATCAAATTGTATTTGCAACGGTTGAAGTATTAGGTGCTATTTACCTTTTTTGGATCGGTCAGAAGTTATTAAGAAGCAAACAAACTGATTCGTTATTAGAAGAAAAACATGTAAAAATCCCATCAGCATGGAACCAACTGCTACTTGGATTAAATTCCGCGCTACTCAACCCTAAGAATGCGCTGTTCTATATGAGTTTAATGACCGTGATTCTAGGAAATGAAGTTACGCTGATTCAGCAGGTTTCTTGTGGGGTGTGGATGTTTCTTGCCGTTTTGCTTTGGGACTTATTCATTGCAACTGCAATCGGTCGTCCTAGAGTTCAGAAACACTTAAAAGCGGGCATACACATCGTGGAAAGAGTGGCTGGTATAGTTCTCATTTTCTTTGGCGTAACTCTGTTTACAGGATATTTGTAG
- a CDS encoding cation-transporting P-type ATPase: protein MEQTGDLWHSKSIDDTFSKLSSQPDGLAPQESAQRLSQFGANKLPVSHKRSVFQRLLSQFHNVLIHVLLVVMIVTAALGHWVDAAVVAGVVIINAIIGFIQEGKAENALNAIQAMLAPTALVLRDGHQIKINADELVVGDVVILQSGDRVPADLRLFRSKGLQVAEAVLTGESMTIEKTTLPVSSDSELADRYCMVYSGTMVTHGQGSGVVVATGINTELGKISSLVSRVKPATTPLLKQIAQFSRWLTAGILIVAVATFSYGLLIQGYPITDMFLAAISLAVAAIPEGLPAIMTITLAIGVERMAKRNAIIRRLPAVETLGAVTVICTDKTGTLTRNEMTVQKIITSNYQFEIGGTGYDPHGGVTVNQKSIYPEQYPFLIQATRASVLCNDASIKLHDDKWQIQGDPMEGALLIAGMKAGIDIETETKSFPRTDLIPFESEHRFMATLHHNHIGEAYIFIKGAPEKVLDICNQQLVDQDAVNTTTEIDHTYWHEQIETMAKQGMRVLAIAYRPTKYTQLELSFDDVKDDLIMLGLFGLIDPPRQEAIKAIDVCKNAGIRVKMMTGDHALTAQAISGQIGLINPNDTLTGQQIDALTDEELFAVAREVDVYARVSPEHKMRLVNTLQQHQQIVAMTGDGVNDAPALKRSDIGTAMGITGTDSAKEAAEMVLTDDNFASITAAVEEGRAVYDNLKKAILFILPTNGGEALVILATVVWGFKDLPLTPIQILWVNMITAVTLALALAFEPKEPNLMQRAPRDPDTPLLTSHLIWRVIFVSVILMFGTLGMFVWEMSQQEDIARARTIAVNTLVMFEIFYLFNTRFILDSVFCRQGLIGNFYVLIAIAVLIVFQACFTYLPFMQVLFGTAGIEVDVWLRIILVASSVLFLVELEKYYLNKSMTKTHSTS from the coding sequence ATGGAACAGACCGGAGACCTTTGGCACAGTAAATCCATCGACGACACATTTTCTAAGCTCTCAAGCCAGCCAGATGGTCTAGCTCCACAAGAATCCGCTCAGCGCCTCTCTCAGTTCGGAGCAAATAAGCTTCCGGTCTCTCATAAGCGATCGGTTTTTCAGCGTTTACTTAGCCAGTTTCACAATGTCCTGATCCATGTTTTATTGGTCGTCATGATAGTCACCGCCGCCCTGGGTCACTGGGTGGATGCCGCCGTTGTTGCGGGCGTGGTAATCATCAACGCCATCATTGGTTTTATTCAGGAAGGCAAAGCGGAAAACGCACTCAATGCGATCCAAGCGATGCTCGCCCCAACCGCGTTGGTTCTACGCGATGGTCATCAAATCAAAATCAACGCGGATGAGCTGGTCGTTGGCGACGTTGTTATCCTGCAATCTGGTGACCGGGTTCCCGCAGACCTGCGTTTGTTTCGCAGTAAAGGGCTTCAAGTTGCCGAAGCGGTACTGACAGGCGAGTCGATGACCATCGAAAAGACCACTCTACCAGTCAGTTCAGACAGCGAATTAGCCGACCGTTATTGCATGGTTTATTCGGGAACCATGGTGACTCATGGGCAGGGTTCAGGTGTCGTCGTTGCGACTGGTATAAACACTGAGCTGGGTAAAATAAGCTCCTTGGTTTCACGGGTAAAACCTGCGACTACCCCACTGCTCAAACAGATTGCTCAGTTCAGTCGCTGGTTAACCGCTGGCATCTTAATTGTCGCCGTCGCAACTTTCAGTTATGGCTTGCTGATTCAGGGTTACCCCATCACAGACATGTTTCTTGCGGCAATCAGCTTAGCTGTGGCAGCGATTCCAGAAGGGTTACCCGCAATTATGACCATTACACTTGCCATTGGTGTGGAAAGAATGGCCAAACGCAATGCGATCATTCGCCGCCTACCTGCTGTAGAAACACTGGGGGCGGTAACGGTCATTTGCACAGATAAAACGGGTACTCTGACTCGCAATGAAATGACGGTACAAAAAATCATCACCTCGAATTACCAGTTTGAGATAGGCGGAACGGGATATGATCCTCATGGTGGCGTAACTGTTAATCAGAAATCCATTTATCCAGAGCAATACCCCTTCCTTATTCAGGCGACTCGGGCATCGGTACTGTGCAATGATGCTAGCATCAAACTGCATGATGACAAATGGCAAATACAGGGCGATCCAATGGAGGGGGCACTGCTTATCGCAGGTATGAAAGCAGGCATAGACATCGAAACGGAGACAAAAAGTTTTCCTCGAACCGATCTTATCCCATTCGAATCAGAACACCGCTTTATGGCAACGCTCCATCACAACCATATCGGAGAAGCGTATATTTTCATCAAAGGTGCCCCCGAAAAGGTACTCGACATCTGTAACCAACAGCTAGTCGATCAAGATGCCGTCAATACAACCACCGAAATCGATCATACTTACTGGCATGAACAAATTGAAACCATGGCCAAGCAAGGGATGCGGGTTTTAGCGATTGCTTATCGGCCAACCAAATACACCCAGCTAGAACTCTCTTTTGATGACGTTAAAGACGACCTCATCATGCTCGGACTATTTGGCTTGATCGACCCGCCGAGACAAGAAGCAATCAAGGCGATTGACGTGTGTAAGAACGCGGGAATACGGGTAAAAATGATGACGGGCGACCATGCCCTGACGGCACAAGCCATCTCCGGGCAAATAGGCCTTATCAACCCCAACGATACGCTTACAGGTCAACAAATCGATGCTCTGACCGACGAAGAACTGTTCGCAGTTGCCAGAGAGGTTGATGTCTATGCACGCGTCAGTCCCGAACATAAAATGCGACTGGTTAACACACTGCAACAGCATCAACAAATTGTGGCGATGACTGGCGATGGCGTTAACGACGCGCCCGCACTAAAACGTTCTGACATTGGCACTGCAATGGGGATCACGGGTACCGACTCTGCTAAAGAAGCCGCCGAAATGGTGCTTACCGACGATAACTTTGCGTCGATTACTGCTGCAGTGGAAGAAGGCAGAGCCGTTTACGATAACCTGAAAAAGGCGATTCTGTTTATTCTGCCGACCAACGGAGGTGAAGCGCTGGTCATACTGGCAACGGTAGTTTGGGGATTCAAAGACCTGCCCCTCACGCCCATTCAAATTCTGTGGGTTAATATGATCACCGCGGTCACGCTTGCTTTAGCATTGGCCTTTGAACCTAAAGAACCAAACCTGATGCAACGTGCTCCGCGCGACCCGGATACGCCGCTTCTGACTTCTCACCTTATTTGGCGAGTGATATTTGTTTCTGTCATTTTGATGTTTGGCACTCTGGGCATGTTTGTATGGGAAATGAGTCAACAAGAGGATATTGCCAGAGCCCGTACCATTGCGGTAAACACACTGGTGATGTTCGAGATATTTTATTTATTCAATACCCGGTTTATCCTCGATTCTGTTTTTTGCCGCCAAGGATTGATTGGTAATTTCTACGTGTTAATTGCGATCGCGGTGCTGATCGTCTTTCAAGCCTGTTTCACCTATCTTCCGTTCATGCAGGTGCTGTTTGGAACCGCCGGGATTGAAGTCGATGTATGGCTACGAATAATCCTTGTCGCATCGTCGGTACTGTTTTTAGTCGAGCTGGAAAAGTACTACTTAAACAAATCAATGACGAAGACACACTCTACAAGCTAG
- a CDS encoding alkyl sulfatase dimerization domain-containing protein: protein MRQLGTLGLAMLVALSANASDPKDATQSTIDVNNQVKQDLPFSDKKDFENAQKGFIAKQDVVTIKNEKGDVVWDLEAYKKYIGLDKPSPDTVNPSLWRNAQLNMINGLFEVTDGIYQVRGYDLSNITFIKGDTGWIVFDPLISQETAKAALDFINSELGERPVTGVFYSHSHLDHFGGVRGVVDEKDVISGKVPIVASLGFTEHAVSENVIAGNAMGRRAVYMYGSMLPRNEKGGVNGGLGQTTSTGMATMIKPTDIIEKTGEERTIDGVKMVFQYTPGTEAPTEMNIWFPDKKALWMAENTTNTMHNILTLRGAQVRDALKWSSYLQETIDMWGDDVEVKFQSHHWPMWGQEDIVKYFKTQRDMYKYTHDQTVRLMNQGYIGSEISEMIEFPNEINNTWSSRGYYGTLRHNSRAVYQRYMGWYNGNPSDLNNLPPTDAADKYVEYMGGEEATIKKAQADFDKGNYRWVAEVLKHVVFANPESEKGKALLADAYEQMGYQAESGPWRSVYLQGAYELRNGVPDSGGLTTASPDIIKNMPPEMLFDYLAVRILPEKAAGKAFVMNMNFTDLDEKYSLYVENSVLNHTKKLAEKPDVSLELTKATLDDVQLGNITLEKAIADGSIKLDGDPQVLKDFVGMLDNFNFWFNIVTP from the coding sequence ATGCGACAACTTGGAACGTTGGGATTGGCTATGTTAGTGGCGCTAAGTGCTAACGCATCCGACCCCAAAGACGCAACTCAATCCACAATAGATGTAAACAACCAAGTCAAACAAGACTTACCGTTTAGTGATAAGAAGGACTTTGAGAACGCTCAAAAAGGCTTTATCGCCAAGCAAGATGTGGTCACAATCAAAAACGAAAAAGGCGACGTTGTTTGGGACCTTGAAGCGTATAAAAAGTACATAGGCTTAGACAAACCTTCTCCTGACACTGTTAACCCAAGCTTATGGCGTAACGCCCAATTAAACATGATTAATGGCCTGTTTGAAGTTACCGATGGTATCTATCAGGTTCGTGGCTACGACTTATCCAACATCACATTTATTAAAGGCGATACGGGGTGGATTGTATTTGACCCGCTTATTTCACAGGAAACAGCGAAAGCAGCACTGGATTTTATCAACAGCGAATTAGGTGAAAGACCGGTTACTGGCGTTTTCTACAGCCACAGTCACCTTGACCACTTTGGCGGAGTGCGAGGTGTTGTTGATGAGAAAGACGTGATTTCAGGTAAAGTTCCTATTGTTGCCTCTCTCGGTTTTACCGAACATGCTGTGTCTGAGAACGTGATTGCGGGTAACGCAATGGGGCGTAGAGCCGTTTATATGTATGGCTCAATGCTACCAAGAAATGAAAAAGGCGGTGTCAATGGTGGTTTGGGTCAAACAACCTCTACTGGTATGGCTACGATGATTAAGCCAACTGACATCATCGAGAAAACCGGTGAAGAGCGTACCATTGATGGTGTAAAAATGGTTTTCCAATATACGCCAGGTACCGAAGCACCAACCGAAATGAACATCTGGTTCCCAGATAAAAAAGCCCTTTGGATGGCGGAAAATACCACTAATACGATGCACAATATCCTTACTCTCCGTGGAGCACAGGTTCGAGATGCGTTGAAGTGGTCAAGCTACTTACAAGAAACCATTGATATGTGGGGTGATGATGTCGAAGTGAAATTCCAAAGTCACCACTGGCCAATGTGGGGGCAGGAAGACATCGTTAAGTACTTTAAGACACAACGTGATATGTATAAATACACTCACGACCAAACCGTTCGTTTGATGAACCAAGGCTACATTGGCTCAGAAATTTCAGAGATGATTGAGTTTCCAAACGAGATTAATAACACTTGGAGTTCAAGAGGCTATTACGGCACCTTACGCCACAATAGTCGAGCAGTGTATCAGCGCTATATGGGTTGGTACAACGGTAACCCTTCCGATCTAAATAACCTACCACCAACAGATGCTGCGGATAAGTATGTTGAGTATATGGGAGGTGAGGAAGCTACCATCAAAAAGGCGCAAGCTGACTTTGATAAAGGTAATTATCGCTGGGTAGCCGAAGTGCTTAAACATGTTGTGTTCGCTAACCCCGAAAGTGAAAAAGGGAAAGCACTATTAGCGGATGCCTATGAACAAATGGGTTATCAAGCCGAGTCAGGTCCTTGGCGTTCGGTCTACTTACAAGGGGCTTATGAGTTGAGAAACGGGGTTCCTGATAGTGGTGGACTGACAACTGCGTCACCAGACATTATTAAAAACATGCCACCAGAAATGCTATTCGATTATTTAGCCGTTCGAATCTTGCCAGAAAAAGCGGCTGGTAAAGCATTTGTAATGAATATGAATTTCACCGATCTCGACGAGAAATACTCTTTGTATGTTGAAAACTCAGTCCTTAACCATACGAAGAAGCTCGCTGAAAAGCCTGACGTTTCACTGGAACTGACTAAAGCTACGTTAGATGACGTTCAGCTTGGTAACATCACCTTAGAGAAGGCGATTGCAGACGGCTCTATCAAACTGGATGGTGACCCACAAGTATTGAAAGACTTTGTAGGAATGTTGGATAACTTCAACTTCTGGTTCAATATCGTAACACCGTAG
- a CDS encoding formate/nitrite transporter family protein — translation MADIYGFDSFSPKQIAEKVDSIGVTKARLPLLSMVMLGILAGAFIGLGGLYFTIVKSDPALSFATQQVLGGLTFSLGLILVIIAGAELFTGNNLLAMAWADNKITTAELLKNWVVVCLSNFVGAVSVAAMVFLSGHPEMNQGAIATTYANIAAAKCEMPFWTAFFRGILCNVFVCMAVWMALAGRTVVDKAVVIVFPISAFVAAGFEHSIANMYFISLAMMLQSAGTVEAVSSVGLLGFFSNLFPVILGNLVGGSVFVGLVYHIIYQRGHSE, via the coding sequence GTGGCGGACATCTATGGTTTTGACTCATTTTCACCAAAGCAAATTGCTGAGAAAGTGGATTCTATTGGTGTAACAAAAGCACGCTTGCCTCTGTTGTCTATGGTTATGCTGGGTATCTTAGCGGGCGCTTTTATTGGTCTTGGCGGCCTGTATTTTACTATCGTTAAATCGGATCCAGCGTTAAGTTTCGCTACTCAGCAAGTGTTAGGTGGGCTGACCTTTTCGCTAGGGTTGATACTTGTCATTATTGCCGGTGCCGAATTATTTACTGGCAACAATTTACTGGCGATGGCGTGGGCAGATAACAAAATCACCACGGCTGAACTGTTAAAAAACTGGGTTGTGGTCTGCTTGTCAAACTTTGTTGGCGCGGTTAGCGTCGCTGCAATGGTGTTTTTGTCGGGTCATCCGGAAATGAATCAAGGTGCCATCGCAACGACGTATGCAAACATAGCAGCAGCAAAATGCGAGATGCCTTTCTGGACGGCATTTTTCCGTGGAATCTTATGTAATGTATTTGTGTGTATGGCAGTTTGGATGGCGTTAGCTGGGCGTACTGTGGTAGACAAAGCGGTCGTCATCGTTTTTCCTATTTCCGCTTTTGTCGCAGCTGGATTTGAACACAGTATTGCGAATATGTATTTTATTTCTTTAGCGATGATGCTTCAAAGTGCGGGTACGGTTGAGGCTGTTAGTTCGGTTGGGTTATTGGGCTTCTTCAGTAATTTGTTTCCAGTTATTTTAGGCAATCTCGTCGGAGGAAGTGTGTTTGTTGGTTTGGTCTATCACATTATCTATCAGCGTGGTCACTCAGAATAA
- a CDS encoding protocatechuate 3,4-dioxygenase, which translates to MERRHFLALWTLLFAPSLKAVSPMKPTPAQTEGPFYPVKRIPLRENLILQPDGLVGEPIVLQGRVVDTSGNPVFGIKVEIWQCDGQGIYDHPNQLSNEKFDPQFAGFGAAITDKHGHYLFQTLYPVAYGSRPPHIHVKLWRGDKELLTTQLYLKGNTGNEWWGGKARDYLQFEPLKVDGRLTGDFTFVIA; encoded by the coding sequence ATGGAACGAAGGCATTTTCTAGCTTTATGGACACTACTTTTTGCTCCATCGCTCAAAGCGGTGAGTCCAATGAAACCTACACCAGCGCAAACAGAGGGGCCGTTTTATCCGGTTAAGCGAATACCGCTTCGTGAAAACTTGATTTTGCAGCCAGATGGATTAGTGGGTGAGCCCATTGTGTTACAGGGCAGGGTCGTCGATACGTCTGGTAATCCAGTCTTTGGTATTAAGGTTGAGATCTGGCAGTGCGACGGTCAGGGCATTTATGACCATCCCAATCAATTGAGCAATGAGAAGTTTGATCCTCAGTTTGCTGGCTTTGGTGCCGCTATTACGGACAAACACGGGCATTACCTCTTCCAAACCTTATATCCCGTTGCATACGGTTCGCGTCCTCCTCATATACATGTAAAACTGTGGCGTGGAGATAAAGAACTGTTAACAACACAACTCTATTTGAAAGGCAATACTGGTAACGAGTGGTGGGGCGGAAAAGCGCGTGACTATTTGCAGTTTGAGCCATTGAAAGTCGACGGGCGCTTAACTGGAGACTTTACCTTTGTGATTGCTTAG
- a CDS encoding AraC family transcriptional regulator produces MTDTVRDVNQHFWSSKIIPYLTIRTTHNSAQSYKAHSHSELSLGIIESGITQLSMPDGEVVLKKGDIILIEPNMVHACNPVGGMSRSYHMLYIDNAWCCNVLSNLYGCEITKYSCDLNLFFATESDTNLSDLILLLLNEGSRDVAIDVESYLFNLVSRFCFPKSEHEDESELVYKLRNRLLQDIACAPSLEAVSRELGRPKETLIRIFKRHLGITPKSFLNNSRVEKAKILLKRGMSIVDVAVEVGFSDQSQFHRTFVNYTASTPRQYQQITSIFDNKS; encoded by the coding sequence GTGACAGATACTGTTCGTGACGTGAACCAGCACTTTTGGAGTAGCAAAATTATTCCATATCTGACGATCAGAACGACCCACAATAGTGCACAGAGTTATAAAGCTCATAGCCATTCCGAGCTGTCACTCGGAATCATTGAATCTGGAATAACCCAGTTATCGATGCCAGATGGAGAGGTCGTCCTTAAAAAAGGGGACATTATTCTCATTGAACCTAATATGGTGCACGCCTGTAATCCAGTAGGAGGGATGTCTCGCAGCTATCACATGCTATATATCGACAATGCATGGTGTTGTAATGTGTTATCGAATCTATATGGATGTGAGATAACAAAATACAGTTGCGACCTAAATTTATTTTTTGCTACGGAAAGTGATACCAATTTATCAGATCTAATTCTTTTACTGTTAAATGAAGGGTCTCGTGACGTTGCCATAGATGTTGAGAGTTATTTATTCAATTTAGTAAGCCGTTTCTGCTTCCCCAAAAGTGAACATGAAGATGAAAGTGAGTTGGTCTATAAGCTAAGGAATCGCCTTTTGCAAGACATAGCTTGTGCACCTTCTCTTGAGGCTGTCTCAAGAGAATTAGGAAGACCAAAAGAGACATTAATCCGTATTTTTAAAAGGCACCTTGGAATAACGCCAAAGTCATTTTTAAACAATAGCCGTGTTGAAAAAGCGAAGATTTTACTAAAACGCGGAATGAGTATCGTTGATGTAGCGGTTGAAGTGGGTTTTTCTGATCAAAGCCAATTTCATCGTACGTTTGTTAACTATACAGCTTCAACGCCACGACAATACCAGCAGATTACGTCAATTTTCGACAATAAATCCTAA